In Paenibacillus ihbetae, the following are encoded in one genomic region:
- a CDS encoding extracellular solute-binding protein, whose product MTRQLQLNKWMGRLLTLLLIVAALMLFFNRGKDDPGEMKIGAPAEWKLDRPASLIQTGAQAGKAMPYAQYLSKYEGSGRPGQEITIPASEYSRAEGGEFRKLDQYEGSPGTSLYTGEKGEVEWKLRVEEEGLYNLSVLYYPVEGKSSSIERSLRIDGNIPFQEAAYLQFDRIWGNAKDSVDRDNQGNDLRPRQIERPAWIETVLKDADGYETEPFLFHFTEGEHTISLTAAREPMVIRELKLLQQPDPLPYTEVKAKYEAEGTPQTEGILLEIQAEAATAKSSPTLYPLSERASPSVRPYSASEVRINTIGGYNWRLPGQWIEWELDVPETGLYKIAFKSQQNFVRGIYSTRKLTIDGKVPFDEMNRIPFRFKNGYRMDVLGGEEPYLFHLTRGKHVLRLEASLGEFAPLIHEVEDSLLNLNAMYRKILMITGTNPDEFRDYRVEQRIPELIETLQFESDRLKAIASRLVELSGQSGDQEALLKIMALQLDEMIAKPDTIPRRLEAYKTNTGGLGTWLQQAREQPLELDALYIASPDAKLPKSGMGAGDKVKHELNTFASSFFIDYNNIGNVSDGKDQRSITVWIGSGRDQANTVKAMIDETFTPETGISVNLKLVNMGTLLPATLSGQGPDVAMQIGNDLPVNFAMRNSAADLAQFADFDTVADRFRDSALVPYQYRGGVYALPETQTFNMMFYRKDVLEELGLEVPETWDDVASMLAVLNKNHMQFGLPVVAQAPDQWTTLPPNSMFAALLMQSGGQFYRNHDRESDLDSKPALEAFKRWTEYYTDYKLEREYDFANRFRTGQMPIGISDYTTYNQLSVFAPEIRGEWGFAPIPGTVQEDGTVDRTVPSGGSAVMMLEDAKDKEAAWEFLKWWTSDGTQTNFGREMEGLMGAAARYPTANIKALDSLPWPVADYENLKAQFEWVRGIPEVPGGYSTGRHLFNAFYRTVISGVEPREALMDSVQYIHDEIRTKQEEFGVPEG is encoded by the coding sequence TTGACACGCCAATTGCAGCTAAACAAATGGATGGGCAGACTCCTGACCCTTTTGCTGATCGTCGCGGCCTTGATGCTCTTCTTCAACCGGGGCAAGGATGATCCCGGCGAAATGAAGATCGGCGCCCCGGCGGAATGGAAGCTTGATCGTCCGGCCTCGCTGATCCAGACCGGCGCTCAGGCCGGCAAAGCGATGCCTTATGCCCAGTATTTGTCGAAATATGAAGGTAGCGGTCGACCGGGACAAGAAATCACCATCCCCGCATCCGAGTACAGCCGTGCTGAGGGGGGAGAATTCCGGAAGCTTGACCAATATGAAGGCAGCCCCGGCACATCGCTCTACACCGGCGAGAAGGGCGAGGTGGAGTGGAAGCTTCGAGTAGAGGAAGAGGGCCTTTATAATCTGTCCGTGCTGTATTACCCCGTAGAGGGAAAGAGCTCCTCGATCGAGCGCTCCCTTCGAATCGACGGGAACATTCCTTTTCAGGAAGCTGCTTATTTACAGTTCGACCGGATTTGGGGCAATGCGAAAGACAGCGTGGACCGGGACAATCAGGGTAACGATCTGAGGCCAAGGCAAATAGAGCGTCCGGCGTGGATCGAAACGGTGCTGAAAGATGCGGACGGCTATGAAACCGAGCCGTTTCTATTCCACTTCACGGAGGGCGAGCATACGATCTCGCTAACCGCTGCTCGGGAGCCGATGGTCATCCGGGAGCTGAAGCTGCTGCAGCAGCCGGATCCGCTTCCTTACACCGAAGTCAAGGCGAAATACGAAGCCGAGGGAACGCCGCAAACCGAGGGAATCCTGCTTGAGATCCAAGCGGAAGCGGCAACGGCCAAATCCTCCCCGACGCTGTATCCGCTGAGCGAGCGCGCAAGTCCGAGCGTGCGCCCGTACAGCGCATCCGAGGTACGGATCAATACAATCGGCGGCTATAACTGGCGACTGCCGGGTCAGTGGATCGAGTGGGAGCTGGACGTGCCGGAAACGGGGCTGTACAAAATCGCCTTCAAATCCCAGCAAAATTTTGTAAGAGGGATATATTCCACGCGGAAGCTGACGATTGACGGGAAAGTGCCATTTGACGAGATGAATCGTATTCCGTTCCGCTTCAAGAACGGGTACCGGATGGATGTGCTTGGCGGCGAGGAGCCGTACCTGTTCCATCTTACACGTGGAAAGCATGTGCTGCGCCTTGAAGCGAGCCTCGGCGAATTCGCTCCGCTGATTCACGAAGTGGAGGACAGTTTGCTGAATCTGAATGCGATGTACCGGAAAATTTTAATGATCACCGGCACCAATCCGGATGAGTTCCGGGATTATCGGGTGGAACAGCGCATTCCGGAGCTGATTGAGACTTTGCAGTTTGAGAGCGACCGACTGAAGGCGATCGCCTCCCGCTTGGTAGAGCTGTCGGGACAGTCCGGCGATCAAGAGGCGCTCCTTAAGATCATGGCGCTCCAGCTCGATGAGATGATCGCCAAGCCCGATACGATTCCGCGCCGGCTGGAGGCCTACAAGACCAACACCGGGGGCCTCGGGACATGGCTGCAGCAGGCCAGGGAGCAGCCGCTTGAGCTCGATGCGTTATATATCGCTTCTCCTGACGCCAAGCTGCCGAAAAGCGGGATGGGGGCAGGAGATAAAGTAAAGCACGAGCTGAATACCTTTGCCAGCTCCTTCTTCATTGATTATAACAACATCGGCAATGTGTCGGACGGGAAGGATCAGCGTTCGATTACCGTATGGATCGGCAGCGGCCGGGACCAGGCGAATACCGTAAAGGCCATGATTGACGAAACCTTTACGCCCGAGACTGGGATCAGCGTCAATCTGAAGCTGGTCAACATGGGAACGCTGCTTCCCGCAACGCTGTCCGGTCAAGGACCGGATGTTGCCATGCAGATCGGCAACGACCTGCCGGTGAACTTTGCGATGCGCAATTCGGCGGCGGATCTGGCGCAGTTTGCCGATTTCGATACCGTGGCTGACCGGTTCCGGGACAGTGCGCTGGTACCGTATCAATACCGCGGCGGCGTATACGCCCTGCCGGAGACGCAGACGTTCAACATGATGTTCTACCGGAAGGATGTGCTCGAGGAGCTCGGGCTGGAGGTCCCGGAAACGTGGGACGATGTGGCAAGCATGCTGGCCGTGCTGAACAAGAACCATATGCAGTTCGGGCTTCCGGTCGTGGCGCAGGCGCCCGACCAGTGGACCACGCTGCCGCCGAACTCCATGTTTGCGGCCCTGCTCATGCAATCGGGGGGACAGTTCTACCGCAACCATGACCGGGAGTCGGATCTGGATTCCAAACCCGCGCTCGAAGCCTTTAAGCGATGGACCGAGTATTACACCGACTACAAGCTTGAGCGGGAATATGATTTTGCGAACCGCTTCCGTACCGGTCAGATGCCGATCGGGATTTCCGATTACACGACGTATAATCAGCTGTCCGTCTTTGCACCGGAGATCCGCGGCGAATGGGGATTTGCCCCGATTCCCGGAACCGTGCAAGAGGATGGAACGGTTGACCGCACCGTCCCGAGCGGAGGCAGCGCAGTCATGATGCTTGAAGATGCGAAGGATAAGGAGGCCGCCTGGGAGTTCCTCAAGTGGTGGACCAGCGATGGAACGCAGACGAATTTCGGGCGGGAAATGGAAGGATTGATGGGAGCCGCCGCGCGTTATCCGACCGCGAATATCAAGGCGCTGGACAGCCTGCCATGGCCCGTGGCCGACTATGAAAATTTAAAAGCCCAGTTCGAATGGGTGCGGGGAATTCCGGAGGTGCCGGGGGGCTACTCCACGGGAAGACATCTGTTCAACGCGTTCTACCGAACGGTGATCAGCGGTGTCGAGCCGCGGGAGGCTCTGATGGATTCCGTTCAGTATATTCATGATGAAATTCGGACCAAACAAGAAGAATTCGGCGTGCCGGAGGGATAG
- a CDS encoding ABC transporter substrate-binding protein, producing the protein MRKMKGLSLLLICLMFVITACSGGGGAQTEAPKTEPAPAAEQAGSETPKEEEPAQPVDLGGRVIKVAAWWDLTPAGNTADEKARLEKIAEVEKKYNVKIEFVNVPFEEYMNKFTTSVLAGEPFADIVQLEYKSALPAIMKGQLLPISEFTTDHNNINNEANLQMKYPAIGGGEYGFDNPISLGLGLHYNRDLFKKHGLPDLQELHAKGEWNWDKFMEIAKQATKDTNNDGKTDVWGFSGWAIDAVKHFTAANGGKIVDDANGKEGLSDPKTLEAAEFINRLYNVEKVVKVKSGNKTNWEETNTFKDGDVAMFPAAEWMLGDVTFEVGIVPIPNGPQGSPEATYANTAASAKFIPKGVKDPAIVYQIYEETFDIQSTEEYPGQDYLEGIYTNQEDIDMIREHIAGTGVITVDEAYTDYPTGAFIEDIIVNNQSVTATAEKYKQQAQAAVDKMGK; encoded by the coding sequence GTGAGAAAAATGAAAGGGCTTTCTTTATTGCTTATCTGCTTGATGTTTGTCATCACTGCCTGCAGCGGCGGAGGCGGCGCCCAGACGGAAGCTCCCAAGACCGAGCCCGCACCGGCTGCGGAACAGGCGGGAAGCGAAACGCCGAAGGAAGAAGAGCCGGCACAGCCGGTTGATCTGGGCGGTCGAGTAATCAAGGTTGCGGCCTGGTGGGATTTGACGCCCGCAGGCAATACGGCCGACGAGAAGGCGCGACTTGAGAAGATTGCCGAAGTCGAGAAGAAGTACAATGTCAAAATCGAATTCGTTAACGTGCCCTTCGAGGAGTATATGAACAAGTTTACGACAAGCGTGCTCGCCGGCGAGCCGTTTGCCGATATCGTGCAGCTGGAGTACAAGTCGGCTTTGCCTGCGATCATGAAAGGGCAGCTCCTGCCGATCAGCGAGTTTACGACCGATCATAACAACATTAACAACGAGGCGAATCTGCAGATGAAATACCCTGCCATCGGCGGCGGCGAATACGGGTTCGACAATCCGATCTCCCTCGGGCTCGGGCTGCATTATAACCGCGACCTGTTCAAGAAGCACGGTCTTCCGGACCTGCAGGAGCTGCATGCCAAGGGCGAATGGAATTGGGATAAGTTCATGGAGATTGCCAAACAAGCAACGAAGGATACGAACAATGACGGGAAGACGGACGTGTGGGGCTTCTCGGGCTGGGCGATCGACGCCGTGAAGCATTTTACCGCAGCCAACGGCGGGAAAATCGTCGACGATGCGAACGGCAAAGAAGGCTTGTCCGACCCGAAAACGCTGGAAGCCGCCGAATTCATTAACCGACTCTACAACGTCGAGAAGGTGGTCAAGGTGAAGAGCGGCAACAAGACGAACTGGGAAGAAACGAACACCTTCAAGGACGGTGACGTAGCGATGTTCCCGGCGGCGGAATGGATGCTGGGCGACGTGACCTTCGAAGTCGGCATCGTGCCGATTCCGAACGGACCGCAAGGCTCGCCGGAGGCAACCTACGCGAACACGGCCGCTTCCGCGAAGTTCATTCCGAAGGGCGTTAAAGATCCGGCCATCGTCTACCAAATCTATGAAGAAACGTTCGATATCCAGTCGACAGAGGAATATCCGGGCCAGGATTACCTGGAGGGGATTTACACAAATCAGGAAGACATCGACATGATCCGCGAGCATATTGCGGGAACCGGCGTAATTACCGTTGACGAAGCGTACACGGATTATCCGACTGGCGCATTCATCGAGGACATTATCGTAAACAACCAATCCGTGACGGCGACGGCTGAAAAATACAAACAGCAGGCACAGGCTGCCGTTGACAAAATGGGCAAATAA
- a CDS encoding LacI family DNA-binding transcriptional regulator — translation MKSKVTIQEIADFTGVSKFAVSRALSGKSGVSPQTREMILKAAGQLGYFKDQPGHTGGRSELQDPENRKWAGAVLVLFPNVRYQNRESLYWGPVFDGISTRLNQRGLDILTLTEPSNDHMFSLLNPQGLLGIVTVGSVSTQNLMDIKKLNIPVVMVDHMDPAFQSDTIFTDNLYGMRQMMTKLVSRGYKKYQFIGNISDAPSFYERYLGFTSVLADYKIEHRQIPELISPEIDQDLAATLSKALAGQELPEVFVCNNDITAMFAMDILKQRGIEVPGDVQFTGFDNTYDQLPILATVNIDKELLGMRAVDQLLWRITNPDSGYERILIQADVIVRDLQQPSRGETD, via the coding sequence ATGAAATCAAAAGTAACCATTCAAGAAATTGCGGATTTTACGGGCGTGTCCAAATTTGCGGTGTCCCGTGCGCTATCCGGCAAGTCGGGCGTCAGCCCGCAAACCAGGGAAATGATACTGAAGGCTGCCGGGCAGCTGGGTTATTTCAAGGATCAGCCCGGACATACGGGCGGTCGTTCCGAGCTTCAGGACCCGGAAAACCGTAAATGGGCCGGGGCTGTTCTCGTCCTTTTCCCTAACGTGCGGTACCAAAATCGGGAGTCTCTGTACTGGGGGCCTGTCTTCGACGGGATCTCCACCCGTTTAAATCAACGGGGCCTTGACATTCTGACACTGACCGAGCCGTCTAATGACCATATGTTCTCGCTGTTGAACCCGCAGGGCCTGCTCGGGATTGTCACCGTAGGCTCCGTGTCCACGCAAAATTTGATGGATATCAAAAAATTGAATATTCCTGTCGTCATGGTGGATCATATGGACCCGGCATTCCAGTCGGATACGATATTCACCGACAATTTGTACGGCATGCGGCAAATGATGACCAAGCTGGTGAGCAGGGGGTACAAGAAGTACCAGTTCATTGGCAACATAAGCGATGCGCCGAGTTTTTACGAGCGGTATCTTGGGTTTACATCCGTGCTGGCCGATTACAAAATTGAGCATCGTCAGATCCCCGAGCTGATCAGTCCCGAGATCGACCAGGATCTGGCGGCAACATTGAGCAAGGCTTTAGCAGGTCAAGAGCTGCCGGAGGTGTTCGTATGCAATAACGACATCACGGCAATGTTTGCGATGGATATTTTGAAGCAGCGGGGAATCGAGGTTCCGGGCGACGTTCAATTCACCGGATTCGATAATACTTATGATCAGCTGCCCATTCTGGCTACGGTCAATATCGATAAGGAATTGCTCGGTATGAGGGCTGTAGATCAATTGTTGTGGCGGATTACCAACCCGGATTCCGGTTACGAGAGGATCCTGATCCAGGCTGACGTCATCGTCAGGGATCTTCAGCAGCCTTCCCGGGGAGAGACCGATTAG
- a CDS encoding VOC family protein: MTLRLNPYIILDGNAKEAIRFYEQVLGAETVMIQTFGEMPANPDFPLPESAKDRISHALLKVGGSELMFSDTFPGQPVQSSNQVQICIMSPSADRSRQIYEALQEGGKVGMPLQETFWSPAYGILTDKYGVTWNISTES, encoded by the coding sequence ATGACACTGCGTTTGAATCCGTACATTATCCTGGATGGAAATGCGAAGGAGGCGATCCGTTTTTATGAGCAGGTGCTGGGAGCCGAGACAGTGATGATTCAGACATTTGGCGAAATGCCGGCAAACCCTGACTTTCCGTTGCCTGAAAGCGCCAAGGACCGGATATCCCATGCACTGCTAAAGGTTGGCGGCAGCGAGCTCATGTTCTCGGACACATTCCCGGGCCAGCCGGTACAATCGAGCAATCAGGTTCAGATTTGCATCATGTCGCCATCGGCAGATCGTTCGAGGCAAATTTACGAAGCTTTGCAGGAAGGCGGCAAGGTTGGGATGCCGCTGCAGGAGACGTTCTGGAGCCCGGCATACGGCATATTGACGGACAAGTACGGGGTGACATGGAATATTTCCACGGAATCCTGA
- a CDS encoding putative RNA methyltransferase: MSRYNPEEALTKASLVASQEQLFRCPICKSPMRVNRLSSLDCSNGHCFDISKHGYVNLLPRPSKSKYDKSLFASRSMISNSGFFDPLIEYICNLLIRRRESHSEIQTLLDAGCGEGSHLRSIISKLEERPGCKRYLGTGIDIAKEGILLASKASPDLVWCVADLANSPFGDRRFNAILNILSPSNYAEFGRLLTEDGVLIKVISGNSYLQELRELLYGRKSRERDSSGHTIELFNRYFELIETKEIQYRKRLSPEESSLLVQMTPLSWGASPELKMSDNLPRELEVTMDFTVLYGKSKPVPAVEESM, encoded by the coding sequence ATGTCCCGTTATAATCCAGAGGAGGCATTAACCAAAGCGAGTTTGGTTGCTTCCCAAGAGCAGCTGTTCCGTTGTCCGATCTGCAAAAGTCCGATGCGCGTCAACCGGCTGTCCAGCCTGGACTGCAGCAACGGCCATTGTTTCGATATTTCGAAGCATGGATATGTCAATTTGCTGCCGCGTCCTTCGAAGAGCAAGTATGATAAATCATTGTTTGCTTCGCGCAGCATGATCAGTAACAGCGGCTTCTTCGACCCGCTGATCGAATATATATGTAATCTATTGATCCGCAGGCGGGAATCGCATTCCGAGATTCAGACTTTACTGGATGCCGGGTGCGGCGAAGGCTCCCATCTTCGGTCAATTATTAGCAAATTGGAGGAAAGGCCTGGCTGCAAGCGCTATTTAGGAACCGGGATCGATATTGCCAAAGAAGGGATCCTGCTGGCTTCCAAGGCTTCGCCGGACCTGGTATGGTGCGTAGCCGATCTGGCGAACAGTCCGTTCGGTGACCGCCGGTTTAACGCCATTTTGAATATTTTGTCGCCCTCCAACTATGCCGAATTCGGACGCTTGCTGACAGAGGACGGGGTGCTGATAAAGGTCATCTCGGGGAACTCGTATTTGCAGGAGCTTCGTGAGCTGTTATATGGCAGGAAGAGCAGGGAACGCGATTCGAGCGGCCATACGATCGAGCTGTTCAACCGTTACTTTGAGCTCATCGAAACGAAAGAAATTCAGTATCGCAAGAGGCTGAGCCCCGAGGAGAGCTCTCTTCTGGTACAGATGACGCCATTGTCATGGGGGGCTTCCCCGGAGTTAAAAATGTCGGATAATCTTCCGAGGGAACTGGAAGTCACGATGGATTTCACCGTGCTCTATGGCAAATCGAAGCCAGTTCCCGCCGTTGAAGAGAGCATGTAA
- a CDS encoding DUF6773 family protein: MNWFKKKAIDDERIVNLKNNIYKEAYMLIMLICSVSAVIKTWFLPDRGSVLTEMLVILGGSLYFSIRSVAMGIYSDEVEVHDQHHKMSFSRRTAISGLAIGLILALFLGIRSAVVYGDGSSQTAWKYFLSVFLFSLIFYIPLFAGTMTAIHHFANRVSRKVSQNDQLDS, encoded by the coding sequence ATGAACTGGTTTAAAAAGAAAGCAATCGATGATGAACGCATCGTCAACCTGAAAAACAACATTTATAAAGAAGCCTATATGCTGATCATGCTGATCTGCAGCGTTTCGGCCGTAATCAAAACCTGGTTTTTACCGGACCGCGGATCCGTTCTGACCGAAATGCTGGTCATTCTGGGAGGCAGCTTGTACTTTAGCATCCGAAGCGTGGCGATGGGGATCTACTCCGATGAGGTGGAAGTGCATGACCAGCACCACAAAATGTCGTTTAGCCGGCGCACGGCGATTTCCGGACTGGCCATCGGCTTGATCCTCGCCCTCTTCTTAGGGATACGAAGTGCCGTCGTGTATGGGGATGGCAGCAGTCAGACCGCTTGGAAGTATTTCCTTTCCGTATTCTTGTTTTCGCTAATCTTCTACATCCCGCTATTTGCCGGAACGATGACGGCCATTCACCATTTCGCAAATCGAGTGAGCCGAAAAGTATCGCAAAATGACCAACTGGACTCATAA
- a CDS encoding helix-turn-helix transcriptional regulator: protein MKNIKLKMARVEKDLSQEELARIVGVSRQTIGLIELGKYNPSLSLCIAICKALSRTLDDLFWDE, encoded by the coding sequence ATGAAAAATATCAAGCTGAAAATGGCCCGGGTGGAAAAGGATCTCTCGCAAGAAGAATTGGCCCGGATCGTCGGGGTATCGAGACAAACGATCGGATTGATCGAGCTCGGCAAATACAACCCTTCACTCAGCCTCTGCATTGCCATTTGCAAGGCGCTGTCCCGTACGCTGGACGACCTTTTCTGGGATGAGTGA
- a CDS encoding erythromycin esterase family protein — protein MTLHKTRKAFTALMLATVLLGGTASYARSAQAAAPDTIQGKVTEVRPARTHEEKIAEWEAWAADHAYKLDSIQPVGSNGKPDSFQDLEMLKPLLQDKRFVFLGESSHGVAEFNLAKTRLIQFLHQELGYNVLAFESGLAPASIAYGKVSGRSAEQTMKDSIFGVWWSKETLPLFDYIKASHNSEQPLVLTGFDMQLQFPLLDGGWLKDKALAKRLAEADKKLSDYSAATDAAAYRKEKKHLISVYKEAQEALKTEANQAIKQLYPDNPKLSLLLERALSDRIRVAEEYVELSIESTAALEQGDYMPFLETMEWRDQAMHDNLMWLATEAYPTEKFIVWGHNDHIRKAQTEVMGSPYPVKLMGEMLSDEMKQYSYVLGLYPASGKTADNTGAVHDVLPPEPGSVESILAASGAPYTFMDLRYRSHESGNSWMFEPRFAYSWGMIPESLIARDQYDGILLIDDVNPPQYLRSTASSKASSQDE, from the coding sequence ATGACACTACATAAGACAAGAAAGGCTTTCACCGCACTAATGCTGGCGACTGTCCTGCTTGGAGGCACAGCCTCTTATGCGAGGAGCGCTCAAGCAGCCGCCCCGGATACCATTCAGGGGAAGGTGACGGAAGTCCGGCCAGCCCGAACCCATGAGGAGAAAATTGCCGAATGGGAGGCCTGGGCTGCCGATCATGCTTATAAGCTTGATTCGATTCAGCCGGTTGGCTCGAACGGCAAGCCAGACTCGTTTCAGGATTTGGAAATGTTAAAGCCGCTCCTGCAGGACAAGCGTTTCGTGTTCCTTGGAGAGAGCTCCCACGGCGTGGCCGAGTTCAACCTCGCCAAGACGCGTTTGATCCAATTCCTCCATCAGGAGCTGGGGTACAACGTATTGGCATTCGAGAGCGGGCTGGCTCCTGCCTCCATCGCATACGGAAAAGTCAGCGGCCGCAGCGCCGAGCAGACGATGAAAGATTCGATCTTCGGCGTCTGGTGGTCCAAAGAAACGCTGCCGTTGTTCGATTACATCAAGGCGTCGCATAACAGCGAGCAACCGCTTGTTCTTACCGGGTTCGACATGCAGCTGCAGTTCCCCCTCCTTGACGGAGGATGGCTGAAGGATAAAGCCCTCGCGAAGCGGCTTGCGGAAGCCGACAAAAAGCTGTCCGACTATTCGGCAGCAACGGACGCAGCCGCGTACCGCAAAGAGAAAAAACATCTGATCAGCGTGTACAAGGAAGCTCAGGAAGCATTGAAAACCGAGGCGAATCAGGCCATCAAGCAGCTCTACCCTGACAATCCGAAGCTTTCCCTCCTTCTGGAGAGAGCTTTAAGCGACCGAATCCGGGTAGCGGAGGAATATGTGGAGCTGTCCATCGAATCCACCGCTGCCTTGGAACAAGGGGATTATATGCCGTTCCTGGAGACGATGGAATGGCGGGATCAAGCAATGCACGATAATCTCATGTGGCTCGCCACCGAGGCATACCCTACGGAAAAATTCATCGTCTGGGGACATAACGATCACATCCGCAAGGCCCAAACCGAAGTGATGGGCTCCCCATACCCGGTTAAACTAATGGGCGAGATGCTGTCGGACGAGATGAAACAATACAGCTATGTGCTCGGACTTTATCCGGCGAGCGGCAAAACCGCTGACAATACGGGTGCCGTCCATGACGTGCTGCCGCCGGAGCCGGGATCGGTCGAATCGATTCTAGCGGCATCGGGAGCTCCATATACCTTCATGGATCTTCGCTATCGCAGCCATGAATCGGGTAACTCCTGGATGTTCGAACCCCGCTTCGCGTACAGCTGGGGCATGATTCCCGAGAGCCTGATCGCCCGGGATCAATACGACGGCATATTGTTGATCGATGACGTGAACCCGCCCCAATATCTGAGATCGACCGCTTCATCCAAAGCTTCGTCGCAGGACGAGTAA
- a CDS encoding DinB family protein: MSHLVEMKQLLFEELEHIVKTSSNLIMKISDEDWDYCPASNMRTLLELVHHLVSVPGTDLLIMQEKTEEEVRQLEGAIAADGGDKEKLIAWMNKGLADLKSYMNGLTDDDFLHKKTKPFYLEHGSAQAKWLIEVVTHAQHHRAQMFNYLKAQGYEVSMFDLY; this comes from the coding sequence TTGAGTCATCTGGTTGAAATGAAGCAATTGCTGTTTGAGGAGCTGGAGCATATCGTGAAAACCTCCTCCAATCTCATCATGAAAATTTCGGACGAGGATTGGGATTACTGCCCTGCCTCCAATATGCGAACGCTCCTCGAGCTCGTGCATCATCTGGTGTCGGTTCCCGGAACCGATCTGTTGATCATGCAGGAGAAGACCGAAGAGGAGGTGCGCCAGCTTGAAGGGGCCATCGCTGCGGACGGCGGCGACAAGGAAAAACTGATCGCATGGATGAACAAGGGGCTGGCCGACTTGAAATCGTACATGAACGGGCTAACGGATGACGACTTTTTGCATAAAAAGACGAAGCCATTCTACTTGGAGCACGGCTCGGCACAAGCCAAATGGCTGATCGAGGTCGTGACGCATGCCCAGCATCACCGTGCTCAAATGTTCAATTACCTCAAAGCCCAAGGCTATGAAGTGAGCATGTTTGATTTGTATTAA
- a CDS encoding helix-turn-helix transcriptional regulator: MSKSKRLIELMMTVNRMRKFTVKELADQFGVSPRTILRDLQELSELGVPLYSEVGPHGGYQVLRERILPPIAFSEEEAVAMFFASHALRHYLFLPFEAESSAALQKFYYYMPGDVRDRIDEMKNRVDFLTHTRKQKAAFLGILLDAAVEQRVVSIQYETKHGLSARSIQPVGIYASNGFWYCPAYCFMRRDFRLFRCDRMQAAAFDESGVEPLDHRHIHLGNWREHGAEKAVYVRMIAELTREGVQRCEAELCPVPRIDVNPDGSGRLEQEVPTSEMRYFAKFFLGLGNEAVVLEPKELVDSIRDILRELTEKYG, encoded by the coding sequence ATGTCGAAATCCAAGCGGCTGATCGAACTGATGATGACCGTCAATCGGATGCGAAAGTTTACGGTGAAGGAGCTCGCGGACCAATTCGGCGTTTCGCCACGAACGATCCTGCGGGACCTTCAAGAGCTGAGCGAGCTTGGCGTCCCGCTATATTCGGAGGTTGGTCCGCATGGCGGCTACCAAGTGCTCAGAGAACGCATCCTTCCGCCGATCGCGTTTAGCGAGGAAGAAGCGGTCGCGATGTTTTTTGCCAGCCACGCCCTTCGCCATTATTTGTTCCTGCCCTTCGAAGCCGAGTCGTCGGCAGCGCTCCAGAAATTTTACTATTACATGCCGGGCGATGTGCGTGACCGGATTGACGAGATGAAGAACCGGGTCGATTTTCTAACCCATACCCGGAAACAGAAGGCGGCATTTCTGGGGATATTGCTGGATGCAGCCGTGGAGCAGCGGGTCGTCAGCATCCAATATGAGACCAAGCACGGCCTGTCGGCGCGAAGCATCCAGCCTGTCGGCATTTATGCCAGCAACGGCTTCTGGTACTGTCCCGCTTACTGCTTTATGCGCAGGGACTTTCGCTTGTTCCGCTGCGACCGCATGCAGGCCGCCGCCTTCGACGAGAGCGGAGTTGAGCCGCTGGATCACCGGCACATCCATCTGGGAAACTGGAGAGAACACGGGGCGGAAAAAGCCGTATATGTCCGAATGATTGCCGAACTGACGAGAGAGGGCGTACAGCGCTGTGAGGCCGAATTATGCCCCGTCCCCCGGATCGATGTGAACCCCGATGGAAGCGGCCGGCTCGAGCAGGAAGTGCCTACAAGCGAAATGCGCTATTTCGCGAAGTTTTTCCTCGGGCTGGGTAACGAGGCTGTCGTGCTGGAGCCCAAGGAGCTCGTGGACAGCATAAGAGATATTCTGAGAGAGCTTACGGAGAAGTATGGGTAG